The Candidatus Eremiobacteraceae bacterium sequence GCAAGAAAGCCGTGATCGATCTGACCGGCCTTCCCCGCTATGAGAACACGCTCGCCCGCAATCTGTCGGGTGGATGGAAACAGCGGCTGGCCCTTGCGTCCGCGCTGTTGCACGAACCGCACGTGTTGTTCTTGGATGAACCGACGGCAGGCATCGATCCGGTGGCGCGGCGCGAGTTATGGGACCTGCTTTTCAAGCTGGCGAGCGACGGCGCGACGCTGTTCGTCACCACGCACTATATGGACGAGGCGGAGCGCTGCAGCCGGCTCGGCTACATCTTCGAAGGCGATCTGATCGCACTCGGCACGCTCGATGAACTGCGCGCGATGCCCGGCATCGCGCCGCCGGGCACGATCCGCTTTCGAGTGGGCACGGCGAACGTCATGGCGGCATTCGCACGCGTCCGTACGCTAGACTACGTCCGCGATGCGACCATCTTCGGCCGCGACCTCCATATCGTCGCCAACGAGGGGATCGATGAGGCGCGGCTTCGCGCCGATCTGACGGCCGCGGCCGGACGGATCGATGTCGTCGAACGCATCGAACCGTCGCTCGAAGACGTGTTCGTCGCGCTGACCCGCGAGCACGGCGCGGCATGAGAAAGTCCTTCGACGCTCGCGGCTTCCAAGCGGTGCTCTACAAAGAGGTTATCCACGTCGTACACGACCGGATCACGTTGATACTCGCGCTGCTCTTGCCGATCGTACAGCTTCTGCTCTTCGGCTGGGCTATCAACACGCGCGTGGCTCATATCAGCACGGCGTACCTCGATGAAGACCGCGGTGCAGTGGCGGCGCAAGTCCTGGACGCTCTGCGATCTTCCGGCGAATTCGACCTCGTCTACATGGCGACGTCGCGAGAAGACTTGCGCGAGCGCATCGTCGCCGGACGCGTGCGGGTTGCCGTCGACGTGCCGCCGAATTTCACCGCCGGCGTCCGCGCCGGCCGGCAGGTCCAGCTTCAGGTGCTCATCGACGGATCGGACTCGTCGATCGCGCAGGAGGCGCTCGGCGCCGCCTCGATCATCGGTCAAGCGGTTTCAGCACGCGTGGGCGGCACCGTGAGCGTCGCACCGCTCATCGACGTCCGGCCGCGTATGCTTTTCAATCCAAGTCTGCGCAGCGCGAACTTCCTCGTGCCCGGACTGATCGGCGTGATCATGCAATTGATCACGATATTCTTGACGTCGCTTTCTATCGTGGGCGAACGGGAGCGCGGTACTCTCGATCAGCTCCTGGTGACGCCGATCGGGTCGACCGGCCTCATGCTCGGCAAGATCGTGCCGTACGCGATTATCGGCTTCGTCGATTTCCTCTTGGTGTTGGCCGCGATGCGCTACGTCTTCGACGTGCCGATCTTGGGAAATGTTTGGCTGCTGCTGTTGCTCTCGCTAGGATTTCTCATCGCGTCGCTCGGACTCGGCCTCTTGATCTCAAGCGTGGCCCGCACGCAAGCGCAAGCGATGTTGATGGCCTTTGGGACGATGATGCCGTCGATCCTGCTGTCGGGCTTCTTCTTCGAACGCGACGCCATGCCGCTGTTCATGCAGTGGGTCGGCTATGCTATTCCCTTGACATACTTCCTTGAGATTTTGCGCGGCATCGTGCTCAGAGGAGAGACGATGAGCGCGTTGTGGCCATCGGTCACCGCGATGCTCGGCTTAGGCGCTTTCCTGATCGTCGTCGCCAGCGTCCGGTTCGCGAAGACGACGACCTGAGCCGGGTCGCGTGCGGTCAACCCTGCGGCGTGGCCTTTGGCGCCGGAGCCGGCGATGATGCGGCGTGCGCTTTTGCCGTAAGGACTTTTATCGCGCGATCGATGTTCGCCACGGCGACATCATCGCCCGCGCCTGAAAGCGTCTGACGAGCGGCGCGCAAGTCCGAAATCGCGCCAGTCACGTCCTTCGCGAAAAGGTCCGTCTGCGCGCGCAGCAGTCTGTATTGAGCCACCATCGGGGCTAGCTTGATGGCGGCGCCATAGTCCGCCAAAGCGGCTGGATAAAGGTGAGAGCGCTGATAGAACATCGCGCGATCGGCGAGCAAGGCCGGATTCGCGACGTTTAACTTCATTGCGACGGAGATGTCCTTGATGGCCGATTTTTGATTGCCGAGGGCACTCTCGATAACGGCACGACCGCGATACGTATAGACCGACGGCCCGTTCGCGACGCTTTTGTTCATGTCGGCCAGGGCGCCTTTGAGATCCCCGGATTGTCCTTCGGCAGAAGCCAGGTTGTACTCGGTCATCGCGTCTTTTGGACTCTGTGCGCTGGCCCGCCGGAGATCGGCAAGCGCAAGATTGTTTTCGCCGAGCTGCCCGTAGGCCGCGCCGCGATTGGAATATGCGATTGCGTTGTTAGGATCCGCCTTGACGATGCGCGAGAAATCGACGATCGCGTCATCGAATTGTCCGAGCCTGACCTCGGCATTGCCGCGATCGAGGTACGACGCTAAGAAACCGGGGTCCAGCTGGATCGCCTGACCGAAGTCGTTGATCGCAGCCGTGTTGTTACCCGCTTTGAACTCCGCTTCGGCCAATATGAATTCGGGCTGGGCTGCCATGTTCGGACCGGGCGTCGCAGCGGCTGGTGCCGTGGTCGCAGCAGCTGGAGCCGGCGTCGCGACAACTGGCACCGGAGTGGCGCTCGATGGCTGTGGCGATGGCGACGCCGCTAATGTCGCGGTCAATGCCATGACAGCTAGGAACGACATAAAACCCTCGATGTGCGCGCGATAGAGATGCTCGGCCTCCTATAAACAAAAAAACCCGGGAGCGCGCCGCCGTGGCTGCGCTGCTTCCTGGTATGGGCTTACTTCGCCGTTTCTGGCCCAGGACCTTTGTCCAGGGCTGCCCGCAACGACCCGCCCGCTTGTGCAATCCTTTGCGTGGCCTCGTCCGGCATGCATGCGTAGACGAGCTGGATGACGGCGGTCTTGATATTCCAGCCGTTTGCTTCGAGTGCCGCGCGTGCTTCCTCGGCTGAAACTTCACCCAGCTGCACCACCAGCCGTTCTGCGCGCGCCCGGAGCTTTGCGTTGTTCGCCTGGAGGTCGACCATCCAGTTGCCATGGACCTTTCCGAGCTTCACCATCACCGCCGTGCTGATCATGTTCAGCACGAGTTTTTGCGACGTGCCGGCTTTGAGTCGCGTTGAACCGGCGATCACCTCGGGACCCACGAGCAGCGCGATGCTGATTTGCGCAATCCCCGCGAGCGGCGAGTGTGACGTGTTCACGACGGCGATGGTGAGCGCTCCCCGCACGCGGGCTTCTCGCACCGCGCCCACAACATACGGGGCGGCACCGCCCGCGG is a genomic window containing:
- a CDS encoding ABC transporter permease gives rise to the protein MRKSFDARGFQAVLYKEVIHVVHDRITLILALLLPIVQLLLFGWAINTRVAHISTAYLDEDRGAVAAQVLDALRSSGEFDLVYMATSREDLRERIVAGRVRVAVDVPPNFTAGVRAGRQVQLQVLIDGSDSSIAQEALGAASIIGQAVSARVGGTVSVAPLIDVRPRMLFNPSLRSANFLVPGLIGVIMQLITIFLTSLSIVGERERGTLDQLLVTPIGSTGLMLGKIVPYAIIGFVDFLLVLAAMRYVFDVPILGNVWLLLLLSLGFLIASLGLGLLISSVARTQAQAMLMAFGTMMPSILLSGFFFERDAMPLFMQWVGYAIPLTYFLEILRGIVLRGETMSALWPSVTAMLGLGAFLIVVASVRFAKTTT
- a CDS encoding ABC transporter ATP-binding protein; this encodes MTAAISADRLTKRYGERAVVNELSLSVEPGSIFGFLGPNGSGKSTTIKMLCGLVQPSSGTGTVCGFDIEREDDGVRRSIGYVSQSFSLYDELTVQQNLEFYGRAYGLDPERRAQRKKAVIDLTGLPRYENTLARNLSGGWKQRLALASALLHEPHVLFLDEPTAGIDPVARRELWDLLFKLASDGATLFVTTHYMDEAERCSRLGYIFEGDLIALGTLDELRAMPGIAPPGTIRFRVGTANVMAAFARVRTLDYVRDATIFGRDLHIVANEGIDEARLRADLTAAAGRIDVVERIEPSLEDVFVALTREHGAA
- a CDS encoding tetratricopeptide repeat protein codes for the protein MPVVATPAPAAATTAPAAATPGPNMAAQPEFILAEAEFKAGNNTAAINDFGQAIQLDPGFLASYLDRGNAEVRLGQFDDAIVDFSRIVKADPNNAIAYSNRGAAYGQLGENNLALADLRRASAQSPKDAMTEYNLASAEGQSGDLKGALADMNKSVANGPSVYTYRGRAVIESALGNQKSAIKDISVAMKLNVANPALLADRAMFYQRSHLYPAALADYGAAIKLAPMVAQYRLLRAQTDLFAKDVTGAISDLRAARQTLSGAGDDVAVANIDRAIKVLTAKAHAASSPAPAPKATPQG
- the murQ gene encoding N-acetylmuramic acid 6-phosphate etherase, with amino-acid sequence MPDLPITEQQNPSTVELDRLGTVDLLHRINDEDRRVAWAVEREIEVIAAAVDEIADRLRAGGRMHYFGAGTSGRIGVLDASEIPPTFSTPPDLVVGHIAGGRAALTSAVESAEDDEKQGAVEAGASGIGPGDVVIGLSAGGAAPYVVGAVREARVRGALTIAVVNTSHSPLAGIAQISIALLVGPEVIAGSTRLKAGTSQKLVLNMISTAVMVKLGKVHGNWMVDLQANNAKLRARAERLVVQLGEVSAEEARAALEANGWNIKTAVIQLVYACMPDEATQRIAQAGGSLRAALDKGPGPETAK